AATACCATATTTTGCGTTACCAAATAATCCAAAATTGCAAGGAAGCTTCCAAAATGCATCTAAACCTGCCACAAGGCCCACTGCTTTGGTGTTACAAAACAGTTCGATATCAGATCTTGAATCAAAAGGGACGTCCAAAATTAGTGTTGTACCAATGTATTCAATCTTTTCTTTGCTATTACTTTCATACCATTGAACACCGAAATTCGGTCTCATTGAAAAACAATCCCAAAGAGAGATTGTCCTACCCATGCAAATATTAGCTGCTTTGATTCCTATTGTTAAATCAGCACTAGCTTGAGTGGTATTAATTGAACTGATGGCATCCCATAAAGTATCGATCAATGTTCCATTGCCGGCTAATACAGAATCACTGCCTGAATTTTCAAAACGCGTGTACTCTCCATCGATATCCCATTCGTTTTCAAATAAAGTATATCTCGCGCCGATTCGATATCCTGGCCCATAATCGACATCCACATTTTGTAGAGAAAGATTATCGGGAACTAAT
This genomic interval from Criblamydia sequanensis CRIB-18 contains the following:
- a CDS encoding Lpg1974 family pore-forming outer membrane protein, which codes for MYRGSFSIRGDFLYWQPVATGMAYALTRTNLDLPFGPFGPGLVPDNLSLQNVDVDYGPGYRIGARYTLFENEWDIDGEYTRFENSGSDSVLAGNGTLIDTLWDAISSINTTQASADLTIGIKAANICMGRTISLWDCFSMRPNFGVQWYESNSKEKIEYIGTTLILDVPFDSRSDIELFCNTKAVGLVAGLDAFWKLPCNFGLFGNAKYGISRSRFSTGQNQLVFITGQDDVSLTSSTSFRAMIQNFHLKGGLNWNTPLNLVNCCMNLDIYVAYEMSVYLQAIQITRVLSLGTGFSDANTTNIGNVAFHGLTTGIKVSF